The DNA segment TGGAGGATCAAAATCCAATGTCGCTTGACAGGAGCAGACGCTCGCCGTTTCCGTCTCGCCACCGCCTCGACATCAGAGGTGTCGTTTGGTGTCAATTCAAGAGTATTATACCCGATCGGGAATATTCTACATTGTTTCAGGCTGAATTCTGGTATAAATTCCCGAACGGGAATATTACTCTTGACAGGCCTCATCACTCCATGAAATATTCCCGTACGGGAATCATGCGCGAGGTGTCTATGAAGACTGTTATAATGTTCACCGCCGATATTGGGGCTGCCATCCGGAAAAAAAGAAAGGGGGATGGCTTGACTCTCGTCGATGCCGCGGGGCTCTGTAACGTGAATTACCGGTTTCTTTCCGACCTCGAAAACGGAAAAGAAACGGTGCAACTTGGAAAGGTCCTCCAGGTGCTCCATTGTCTTGGCATCGAGATCCATCTGACGGACAGGATACGGACCAATGCCTGAATGGGAACCCGGCCTGGATGTCTATTTCCGGAATCGTCTGATCGGCCGGCTCTGGCTCGATGGGAGCCACAGGTTTGCATTCATGTATGCAGACGATTGGGTCAGGGATCCTCTCGCAATTCCGATATCGCTGTCTATGCCGCTTCGAACAGAAGTCTATGCCGATGACGCGAGCAGGCCGTTCTTCGCAAATCTCCTGCCGGAGGGAGAGATTCGCAGGCTGATTGCCCGTCGACTCGGTATTTCGGAAGCAAATGATTACGGCCTCTTGGAGAGAATCGGCGGGGAGTGTGCCGGGGCCGTATCCCTCGTGCCTTCAGGCGAAAAACCTCCGGATGCTCCCGGGTATGAGGAATTGGATGCCGGAGCGTTGCAACGGATCATCCAGGAACTGCCTCGGAAACCGCTGTTGGCTGGCGAAAAGGGAATCCGTCTTTCCCTCGCCGGCGCGCAGAGCAAGCTTCCCGTTTTCATTAGCGGCGAAGGGATATCCATTGCCACGGGAAGCAGCCCCAGTACGCACATCCTGAAGCCGCCGATTCCGGGATTGGAAGGTACCGTCGATAATGAAGCATTTTGCATGACCCTTGCCGCCCAAATCGGCCTGCCGGTTCCCGCCGTCTCGATCCGTCGGGAAGCGGACATTCTTCTGGTGGTCGATCGTTACGACCGGATCAAAGAGCCGGACGGCACCGTAACAAGACTGCACCAGGAGGATTTCTGCCAGGCGCTTGGTTATCTTCCAGACCAGAAATACGAAGCGGAAGGCGGCCCGTCCCTGGCGGAGTGTTCTTCCCTGGTTCGCGCCAGAAGCGTGCAACCGGCGGCCGATATGAAAGCCCTGCTGTCGTGGATTGTCTTTAACACCGTTATTGGAAACGCCGACGCCCACGCCAAGAATCTGGCCATTCTGCACCTGGAAAAAGGGCCGCAACTGGCTCCGTTTTATGACCTGCTTTCTACACAGGTTTATCCGGACCTGGCGGATAAGTATGCCATGAAGATCGGAGGAGAGAACAGACCGGACTGGCTTCAGGTTCGTCATTGGGAGCGCATGGCCGACAGCCTCGAAATCAAGAGGCGGTTTGTTCTGGGTGAGGTCCGGCGAGTGGCCGGGAGGACTGCTCTGGAGGCGGAAAAGCTTGCCGAAGGTTATCGGAAGGCACGGGAGGGCAAGGCGATCGTTGAGAAAATCGTTGACCTGATCCGGAAGAGAGCGGGCAGGATTCCATAAAGCGTATGCTGTCCGGGTTGGCAGAATTGACTTGTCGGAAGGATTCGCCTATGGTTTTCATCCGCCCAAAGAATCCATTTCTTCACGATCGGAAAGGAAGAGCATTCATGGCAAAAGCATATCTCCCTGTTGATATCTTTCAGTATTTGTCCGGCAAGGTACTGGGGCAGGAAGACGTTCTCCGGAAGGTCTCCGTGGCGGTCTACAAGCACATCGAAGGGCTCCGGTCGGGAAGCGTGCTGATGATCGGCAACAGCGGCACCGGGAAGACGACCATCATGAAGTCGATTCAACAGTTCTACAACGACCATGAAGGACTCGATCCGTTCAAGATCATGACCATTACCAACGCCAACATGCTGCTGGACCAGGAAGGGGCGATCAACACCATCCGCCTGTTCAAGAATCTCGAAAACGAGGTGATGGCCGCAACGGGGTTTAAGGCCACGGCGGAGGAAATGAAGGAATACATCGAAAACTCGACGGTCTGCATCGACGAGATCGACAAGATATCGTCCAAGATATCGGGGAAGGTCAATCCGACGGGAATCAGCATCCAGCAGTCCCTGCTGACCCTTCTCGAGGGGGAGACGATTCTCCTGGAAACGGGACTGTACGATGAAGAAGGCAAGCGCAAGATCAAGCTGCCCATCGATACCTCCCGGATGCTCTTCATCTGCGGCGGTGCCTTCGAGGAGCTCTATGATCAAGTTTACGACCTGATCGCGAAACACGGCGACGAGAGGGTATTCAAGGAGACCGCGCAGCTCGGAGCCCAAGGCATCCGCTACAAAGTCAGCTTTACCCTGAAGGACTCCCTGAAGCTTTCCGACCTGTTCACGTACGGGATGTATCCGCAGTTCATCTCCCGCTTTAGTACCATCGCCGTCCTGGACAACCTCGGCAAGAGCGACCTGAAGCAGATCATGCTACAGGCTGACGATTCCCCGTTTCGGTATGCCCGGGAATACTTCGGTTCCATGGGCATCGACCTCCGGATTACCGACGACGCCCTTGACCTGATCGCTACCCACGCTCTGGACGATCTGCGCATCGGCGCGCGGGCCCTGCGGGAAGTGTTCGGGCGGATCATCGCAGGCTATGAGTTCGATCCCTACCGGGCGGAAGGAATCATAAAGAACGAGGAAGAAAAGCCCGTCCTGACCATCGACAGGAACACCGTGGCAAATCACCTCACCCGATAAGGTTCCACCGGTTCATGGACTCCCCGTTAACTCCGTTGCATCATCCACTGTAAAGAGCGGGCCGTGGGGGGCAGATCATCGGAGCATGTTGCAGACATGCGCTGAGGATTTTGGGTATCTCCGGTCCTTTTTTCCATCCCGGCTATCACCACCCCAAAACAGGTCAGGATGCGGATTCAGAATGTACCGCCTTTTGTTCGCTATATTGCCCGACACGGCATCACAGGAAAGAAGTACCACTCTTCAGAAAAACTGCCATGGGACGAACGGCTGGACAGATCCTCGACATGACCTTTCATGATCATAAATTGATTCAAGCAGAAAATTATGCCACCTAATAAAAAACTGTTACTTTTTGCCTTTACATATTGTACCTATAACTAAAGGTATAGTCCTCATGAGGCGCAAGATGAATGGCTCAACGAAGATAATAGCCAAGGGATTCACGATGATAGAAATCATCGCTGTCTTGATGCTCCTTGGTATTATCGCAGCGGTTGTGGCTGTCAGGGGCTTCTCGACGGACGCGTACAGCCTTAATGGCACCACCGAGAGCATCAAGACCCACATCCGTTTGGCCCAGACCCGGGCCATGAGCACCAACGCCGTCTGGGGCATTCATTTTGACAGTTCGAAGAGCTACTACATGTTCAAAAACGGATCGGTTGCAAACCGGGTTGTTCTTCCCGGCCAGGATGCGGACAGCGCCACCTTTGCGGCCAACGGTCCATCCGTGACGAGCGGTGTCATCGTCAGCTTCGACAAATTCGGAAGGCCCTATACGGATGCCGCTGCAACCGCCCTCCAGGGCGTGAACCGGACGATCACGGTTTCCTACGGAGGATCGGAAGACATCACCATCACGAAGAATACGGGGTTCATACCATGAGCGGCTTCAGGCGATTTCATGGAGAGGACGGGTTCTCGCTGGTCGAGCTGATCGTAACCCTCGTCATAGCGGCGATCCTTGGCACTCTCCTGGTTGTCTATATGGGGACGGGAATCACCAAGAGCGGCATCCCGGTCATATGGGTGAAACAGGAGTTTACCGTCTTCAAGGTTATGGAGCGAGTCACGGCCGACTACCAGGCGGCCCTGAAAACGACACCGTTCAACCTGGCCACCTTCGCGTCGCAGATCGACACCGCCACGAAAGTCAATGCCAGGTACGGCTCCGATATCGACAGCTCGACCGTGGTCAGCACGGCATTTCCGGCAGACGGCGGAACGGAGACCGGGACCGACCCGAATATCATCAAGGTGACCCTTCGCAAGGGAGATCAATCGGTTACGGCCCTTTTCACCCAGTGACAAGGAGATGAGGCCTTGAAGAAAGAGCAGAAAAGGGAAAGCGGCTTCACGCTCCTGGAGGTGATCCTGGTCCTGCTTCTGGTTGGGATCGTTTCCGCCGTTGCAGGGATGGGTATCGTCCGGGCTGTGGAAGGATATGTGTTCGCCCGTGATAACAGCTCGATGACCCAGAAGGCTCAATTGGCCCTGTCGCGGATGACCCGGGAGATGATCGAGATCCAGGGTGTGACGACAGCGGGCGGATCGAGCATCATGTTTACGGCTCCGATGGGAGCCGTTTCGGATACCCGGACCATCGGCCTCGTCGGGACGACCGTGAAGCTTGCCGAGGGGGCAACGGCCCTGGCATCGGGTGATACCCTGGTGGATAACGTTGCCAGCCTTGCGATGACCTATTCGAAATCCGACGGATCGGCCTGGGTATTGGGAACGGATGCGGTCAACCTGCTGGCCCGCATCGACATCTTGCTCCGATTGACCCGGCAGGATGTCGGGGGTGGTTACCTGGAATTCACAACGACGGTCAATCCCAGGAACACGGGGAATGTCAACGCCCCGGTCGGTTAACGGAAATGCAAAGGAGCGGACCATGAGCTTCCTGAATCATATTAAGAGAAAAGCAGCCTCGAAACGGCGCCCGGTGGGCAACCGGTCCGGCTTCATCCTGGTGGGACTCGTGCTGACCATGATTGTCATGGCCATCCTGGCTGCCGCCATCCTGCCCATGTTCTCATCGGCCACCCTCAACGAGGTCTCGGCCAACCTGGACCACAAGGCCTACTACATGGCGGAATCCGGCCTCCGCTATGTGGCCAGCCGGTATCTCCATGACGCGACCGGCGAGGCGAGGGACGATACACTGACGGCCCTGAACGGCAAGTCGTTCAACTTGAGCGGACAGTCCGGGGGCTTCGGCCTTGCGATTGAATCCTTCTACTACAAGACCGATAGCGGCTCCACGGGAACGCCCTTCGGCACCGTGCCGCTGGATATCATGACGGCGGCGACGGCTTCCGGAACCACCGGCAAACTGGCCGTCTACAACAGCGCCGCGCTGAACTACAACATAACGACCTGTACGGGCTACACGGTCGCAACGGACCGCTCGAGTATCGGCTTCACAGGCGCCGCCCTGACGCCGATGAACGGCCGGATTTTCCCGATGGCGTCTTTGACAACCACGGTAACGGGCCAGCCCATGCCGGCGACCCTGGTGTTGGGGGCGGCGGACGATCTTGCCCTCTTTCCGGCTAAGGGAGGCGCTTTCCGGATCATGACCGTGTCCGGGACACAGGGAACGATCCTGTCTTCTGACCTGTATTATTACAAGACCCTCGACCGGAACACGCGCACCCTGTCGGGTATTGTGAAATTGAACAACACGGGGACGACCGTTGTAAATCTGGGGGCCAGCGAAAGGGTCGTCCTCCAGAGGGTGATCCGGTTGAAATCCACCGGGACAGTAGGGGATACCTCTTCGAATATCTTTGCGCGCCGGTTGCTGACTTACACCCTGCCCGTCGAGGCCCTGCCGGGCGGCGGCTACACGGGGATCAACCCGCTGAACAAGATCCCACCCGACGACTTCATCAAGACGGGAGCCACGGCGTCGGGACAGTTCGATGTCGTCGACGTGAACGGCAACGACGCCCTGAACGTGACCCAGACCACGGGGGGGTCCAGCAAGGGAAACCAGCCCACGGTGGAGGCCTACGTGTCCGCCCCGAGTAATCCGAGTCCCTTCTATACGGCCTGGAGTGCGGCGGGCGGTTACCTGAGCTATGATGCCCAGGTCAAGATCGCGACAGGCACCGCAACCGGGAGCGCGTTCACCGACCGGCCGGCAACCTATGCGACGGGTGTGATTATGCGCGCCAAGAATCCCGGCCAGCAGGAGACCTATTACGGTGTTTCGTTTGTCCGGACGAACACAAATACCGGGAACAAGTCCGACGGAATATCCGACTATATGCTTCCCGATGAAAAAACACTTGCGGATAAGCCGATGATCGTTCTCTGGACCCGCAACGGCAACCAGGCGAACGGGGCGGATTACTGGCTCGCCTACAAGACCCTGAGCGAGACGGGCAGCGACCGCGTGGTTGACAACACGCTGCTCTTGAAGCCCTGGTCCACCATCCTGGTCCGGATCCTGGAGGCGGGGTCCATCAAGCTGACCGGCACGCCTGCCACGGCGATCAGCATCGGAGAGACCATCACCGGGGGTAGCGGGAAGGCCGTTGTGATTCGTCAGATCAAGGACAGCGACAACAATATTGTTCTTCTCCTGAACAACATCGAGGCCGGGTTTTCTCTGCCGGCGACCGTCAAGGGAGCCTCGACGGACGCGTCATGGGGTTTCCGGGACCGGGACAATTACATATGGGTATTTTTTGGGGATGAATCGGCCTACGGCACCGCAAGCACCAGCGCGACGGACAACGCGAGGCTCGGCAACCCGAGAAATACCGTGCTCCTGAGCGATCCCAGCTATGCCCTGTACTGGCCCGTGACAAATGTCGGCACCGACTGGACGGCCGCTACGGACTACTTCACGATCGTCCAGTGGAACGCGACGCTAAACACGTCGCAGAACGGGGATCCGAACATTCGCCTCATGGGGGGCACGACCGGAAACGAGGCCTACGGCATCATCCGAACAAACAAATGGACGGATGCGGGCCCCTACACAGCGACGACCTTCCCGCCGGAGTTCGGTCTTCATGCCCTGGGGACACTGGCGATCAATACCTACTTCGACGACATCGCTTTTTATCTCTTCGGATCCCTGAGCGGAGGAGGACAGACAGGCTTCTATCCCGGCGTTGTCGAGCAGTGACACTGGGCGGTCGTCCATTGAACGGATTGGCAGACCAACTACGCGATTCTGTTTTTTCACATCAAGCTTGATAAACTGCCTTTTGGTCAGGGTATCTCCATGAAAAGGGGTCCATTTGGTATGGATCCTTTTTTTTAACTTCATGATTTTGTCGGCCGGACGGATAACCTTTTGTTCATGACCCTGTTCGAGAAGACCTCCGAATCGGACATACGGGATCGATTGATTATTTCCTCAATACGATCGGTATGCCGATCTGCCATGATCGCGCCCCCACCGTGAAGTTGATTTTGTCTTTATTCCATACAATTGATCGTTGAGTCATGAATATCATAATCAGAGATGTTGGTGAGGATTAGGCATAGATTTCAGATCAATCCACTGACTCTGTGGACTCCCGAAAGGCCGATCAATTGCTTCTTGACAACCTCAGTCCATCCGGATATATGGCGCCTCTTACCGGAAAGGATGTCCCCATCGTCTAGTGGCCTAGGACACCGGCCTTTCACGCCGGTAACCAGGGTTCGACTCCCTGTGGGGACGCCAATATTTCTTAAGGAATCTGAGGCGGTTACATGGCCTCAGATTTTTGTTTTTGTGGGATGTGAACGATGGTCGGGACCGTTGGTCGTGAATTTCTGTTCGACAGAATTTCCAGGGCCGGCCGGACCGGCTCAAGCCCCCGGATGTATCGCTCCGTGGTCGTCAGCTGCTTGTGCCTTAGAATCCGCTGAATCGTCACCATCGGGACATCCTCCTGCGCCAGGATGCTGGCCGTCAAATGCCGGATAGCGTGCAACCCGAACGGCTTCACACCAGCCTTGAGACAAATCCGCCTCATGTAATGCTGACGGACAATGAACGGAACTCCCCTTTCCGGATTCGGGAAAACCCACTCAGTCTTTGCCGATTGCCGATGACGGACCAGGGCGTTAAAAAGCTCATCGGTCATAGGAAGCCAATCGTATTCAAGACTGCCTCCTGATCGCTTCCTCGTCCCGATCCTGACCCTCTGACCGGTAAAATCCACATCCTCCCATCGAAGCCGGTACAACTCCGATCTCCTGGCAGCCAAATGAAGATAGGCAAGGAGCATAACCTTATCCTGCCCCTCGTCCATAGCCTCATAGACCTTCCAGAAATCGTTCTCCGGGGGGATGTAGCGGGTATGCCTCTCCTCCGGGAAACGCTCCGTCGAACAGGGATTCGGTGAAGGGAGATCGAGATATTTGACGCCCCAATTCCAGGCGGCCAGGAGGTTCTTCCGTTCCTTATTAGCCGCATAGCCGGAACGCTTTGTCGCCTGCATCCTCAGGTAATTCAGGACCAGGACGGGTTTTAGACTCTCAACGGGTAACGATGGATTCACCTGTTTGAAGAATCTGCGGAAGATTCTCTTCTTCTCGTCAAAGGTCTTGTGTGTGAATTTGGCCTTTGCATATTCCAGGTATTTCGTCGCCCATTCAAGAAGCGTCAAGGATTCCGAAGGGGTCATCAAGTCTTTTTCGGGAGCCTTTCTTACTTCGGACTCCCAAGCCAACGCCTCGGCCTTGGTATTGAACACCCGATAATACCTCTTTCCGTGGCGCATCACATCGGCTATCCACTCCACCTTGTTTTTCTTCTTCCTCTTGTAAGGCATGGCTATTTTCCCTTATCTCTTGGATCACCAAGTTTTCAAAGAACAAGATAAGGCGTCCTAGCCTTATTCCGCCAAGGCT comes from the Syntrophales bacterium genome and includes:
- a CDS encoding type II secretion system protein, with the protein product MSGFRRFHGEDGFSLVELIVTLVIAAILGTLLVVYMGTGITKSGIPVIWVKQEFTVFKVMERVTADYQAALKTTPFNLATFASQIDTATKVNARYGSDIDSSTVVSTAFPADGGTETGTDPNIIKVTLRKGDQSVTALFTQ
- a CDS encoding type II toxin-antitoxin system HipA family toxin, coding for MAGEKGIRLSLAGAQSKLPVFISGEGISIATGSSPSTHILKPPIPGLEGTVDNEAFCMTLAAQIGLPVPAVSIRREADILLVVDRYDRIKEPDGTVTRLHQEDFCQALGYLPDQKYEAEGGPSLAECSSLVRARSVQPAADMKALLSWIVFNTVIGNADAHAKNLAILHLEKGPQLAPFYDLLSTQVYPDLADKYAMKIGGENRPDWLQVRHWERMADSLEIKRRFVLGEVRRVAGRTALEAEKLAEGYRKAREGKAIVEKIVDLIRKRAGRIP
- a CDS encoding AAA family ATPase; protein product: MAKAYLPVDIFQYLSGKVLGQEDVLRKVSVAVYKHIEGLRSGSVLMIGNSGTGKTTIMKSIQQFYNDHEGLDPFKIMTITNANMLLDQEGAINTIRLFKNLENEVMAATGFKATAEEMKEYIENSTVCIDEIDKISSKISGKVNPTGISIQQSLLTLLEGETILLETGLYDEEGKRKIKLPIDTSRMLFICGGAFEELYDQVYDLIAKHGDERVFKETAQLGAQGIRYKVSFTLKDSLKLSDLFTYGMYPQFISRFSTIAVLDNLGKSDLKQIMLQADDSPFRYAREYFGSMGIDLRITDDALDLIATHALDDLRIGARALREVFGRIIAGYEFDPYRAEGIIKNEEEKPVLTIDRNTVANHLTR
- a CDS encoding type II secretion system protein; amino-acid sequence: MNGSTKIIAKGFTMIEIIAVLMLLGIIAAVVAVRGFSTDAYSLNGTTESIKTHIRLAQTRAMSTNAVWGIHFDSSKSYYMFKNGSVANRVVLPGQDADSATFAANGPSVTSGVIVSFDKFGRPYTDAAATALQGVNRTITVSYGGSEDITITKNTGFIP
- a CDS encoding prepilin-type N-terminal cleavage/methylation domain-containing protein, producing the protein MKKEQKRESGFTLLEVILVLLLVGIVSAVAGMGIVRAVEGYVFARDNSSMTQKAQLALSRMTREMIEIQGVTTAGGSSIMFTAPMGAVSDTRTIGLVGTTVKLAEGATALASGDTLVDNVASLAMTYSKSDGSAWVLGTDAVNLLARIDILLRLTRQDVGGGYLEFTTTVNPRNTGNVNAPVG
- a CDS encoding helix-turn-helix transcriptional regulator produces the protein MKNFQVRNVLNRKLLCGRMGQNRMPMEDQNPMSLDRSRRSPFPSRHRLDIRGVVWCQFKSIIPDREYSTLFQAEFWYKFPNGNITLDRPHHSMKYSRTGIMREVSMKTVIMFTADIGAAIRKKRKGDGLTLVDAAGLCNVNYRFLSDLENGKETVQLGKVLQVLHCLGIEIHLTDRIRTNA
- a CDS encoding tyrosine-type recombinase/integrase gives rise to the protein MPYKRKKKNKVEWIADVMRHGKRYYRVFNTKAEALAWESEVRKAPEKDLMTPSESLTLLEWATKYLEYAKAKFTHKTFDEKKRIFRRFFKQVNPSLPVESLKPVLVLNYLRMQATKRSGYAANKERKNLLAAWNWGVKYLDLPSPNPCSTERFPEERHTRYIPPENDFWKVYEAMDEGQDKVMLLAYLHLAARRSELYRLRWEDVDFTGQRVRIGTRKRSGGSLEYDWLPMTDELFNALVRHRQSAKTEWVFPNPERGVPFIVRQHYMRRICLKAGVKPFGLHAIRHLTASILAQEDVPMVTIQRILRHKQLTTTERYIRGLEPVRPALEILSNRNSRPTVPTIVHIPQKQKSEAM